From the Chrysiogenia bacterium genome, one window contains:
- a CDS encoding VWA containing CoxE family protein — translation MLEPFFYMLKGMGLPVTPTEWMTLHEALEKDLADSSLLDFYYLSRGLLVKTEQHYDIFDRAFGEFFSRFETSEEMLATILAGMKAPDEELNLSPEELAKLKKLNLSELRARFEEKYRTGHYDEHVGGNKQIGTGGRSPTGEMGDNPQGLRVGENEQGRHRRAIQVATKRRFEDLSGGRVLDTRQIQAALRRLKVMVAEGPEDQLSLEKSIDASARGGGDIELVFEAERRNRVKVILFLDAGGSMWPHAKMADLLFSAARGLFKQVDHYYFHNCVYQQVWKSFDKNERIDTAQILNEADPKSKVLFVGDAAMALSELLAVDGSIDYFQRNDLPGIKWLSKIHEQFPSSVWLNPEPQRAWNMTDSTRYIQRVFPMFPLTLEGMEEAAKFLVTGKKH, via the coding sequence ATGCTGGAACCGTTTTTTTACATGCTCAAGGGGATGGGGCTGCCGGTCACGCCGACCGAGTGGATGACCCTGCACGAGGCGCTGGAGAAGGATCTGGCCGATTCCTCGCTGCTGGATTTCTACTACCTCTCGCGCGGGCTGCTGGTAAAGACCGAGCAGCACTACGACATTTTCGACCGGGCCTTCGGGGAATTCTTCTCCCGCTTCGAGACCAGCGAGGAAATGCTCGCCACCATTCTGGCCGGCATGAAGGCCCCAGATGAGGAGCTCAACCTCAGCCCCGAAGAGCTGGCCAAGCTCAAGAAGCTCAACCTCTCGGAACTGCGCGCACGCTTCGAAGAGAAATACCGCACCGGCCACTACGACGAGCACGTGGGCGGCAACAAGCAGATCGGCACGGGCGGGCGCTCTCCCACCGGAGAGATGGGCGACAATCCCCAGGGCCTGCGCGTGGGCGAGAACGAGCAGGGCCGCCACCGGCGCGCCATTCAAGTCGCCACCAAGCGACGCTTTGAGGACCTGTCGGGCGGCCGCGTGCTCGATACGCGCCAGATCCAGGCCGCGCTTCGCCGGCTGAAGGTGATGGTGGCCGAAGGCCCCGAAGACCAGCTCAGCCTGGAAAAGAGCATTGACGCCAGCGCGCGCGGCGGCGGCGACATCGAACTCGTCTTCGAAGCCGAGCGCCGCAACAGGGTGAAGGTAATCCTGTTCCTCGATGCCGGCGGTTCCATGTGGCCCCATGCCAAGATGGCCGACCTGCTGTTTTCGGCGGCGCGCGGGCTCTTCAAGCAGGTCGACCATTACTACTTTCACAACTGCGTCTACCAGCAGGTGTGGAAGAGCTTTGACAAGAACGAGCGCATCGACACGGCGCAGATCCTCAACGAGGCCGACCCCAAGAGCAAGGTGCTCTTCGTCGGCGATGCCGCCATGGCGCTCAGCGAGCTGCTCGCCGTCGACGGTTCCATCGATTACTTCCAGCGAAACGACCTGCCCGGCATCAAGTGGCTCAGCAAAATCCACGAGCAGTTTCCCAGCAGCGTCTGGCTCAACCCCGAGCCGCAGCGCGCCTGGAACATGACCGACTCGACCCGCTACATTCAGCGCGTCTTCCCCATGTTTCCCC